In Cryptomeria japonica chromosome 10, Sugi_1.0, whole genome shotgun sequence, a genomic segment contains:
- the LOC131073373 gene encoding photosynthetic NDH subunit of subcomplex B 4, chloroplastic isoform X1, which translates to MATASATLVGSPIRPLRHHSEKTHCKISHTWAQVQCYQGSRFSTCHSQNQAKVGSSRLRAGSWRIHAFPDLSWYSLAVEQLPEIIERSNWHLDEEATKNVYTFYICFTIWGCCVFGSMKDPFYDGDPYRKDGGDGSQNWMYEKEEQDEASAREELLREELIQEIERKVGGLSKLEEAEKKEKEPV; encoded by the exons ATGGCTACCGCTTCTGCAACTCTGGTCGGTAGTCCTATTCGTCCTCTTCGACACCACAGCGAGAAAACGCATTGTAAAATCTCTCACACATGG GCTCAGGTTCAATGCTACCAGGGATCGCGTTTCAGTACTTGTCACAGTCAAAATCAGGCTAAG GTTGGAAGCAGCAGGCTAAGGGCAGGTTCATGGAGAATTCATGCTTTTCCAGATTTGTCTTGGTATAGCTTGGCAGTTGAGCAGCTGCCAGAGATAATAGAAAGGTCAAATTGGCATCTAGACGAAGAAGCTACTAAGAATGTTT ATACTTTTTATATATGTTTCACCATCTGGGGATGCTGTGTTTTTGGATCTATGAAA GACCCATTTTATGATGGTGATCCATACCGAAAAGATGGTGGAGATGGATCTCAAAACTGGATGTATGAGAAG GAAGAACAGGATGAAGCATCAGCAAGGGAGGAACTTTTGAGAGAGGAGTTAATTCAGGAAATAGAAAGGAAAGTTGGAGGGCTGAGCAAGCTTGAAGAAGCAGAGAAAAAGGAGAAGGAACCAGTCTAA
- the LOC131073373 gene encoding photosynthetic NDH subunit of subcomplex B 4, chloroplastic isoform X2 produces MATASATLVGSPIRPLRHHSEKTHCKISHTWVQCYQGSRFSTCHSQNQAKVGSSRLRAGSWRIHAFPDLSWYSLAVEQLPEIIERSNWHLDEEATKNVYTFYICFTIWGCCVFGSMKDPFYDGDPYRKDGGDGSQNWMYEKEEQDEASAREELLREELIQEIERKVGGLSKLEEAEKKEKEPV; encoded by the exons ATGGCTACCGCTTCTGCAACTCTGGTCGGTAGTCCTATTCGTCCTCTTCGACACCACAGCGAGAAAACGCATTGTAAAATCTCTCACACATGG GTTCAATGCTACCAGGGATCGCGTTTCAGTACTTGTCACAGTCAAAATCAGGCTAAG GTTGGAAGCAGCAGGCTAAGGGCAGGTTCATGGAGAATTCATGCTTTTCCAGATTTGTCTTGGTATAGCTTGGCAGTTGAGCAGCTGCCAGAGATAATAGAAAGGTCAAATTGGCATCTAGACGAAGAAGCTACTAAGAATGTTT ATACTTTTTATATATGTTTCACCATCTGGGGATGCTGTGTTTTTGGATCTATGAAA GACCCATTTTATGATGGTGATCCATACCGAAAAGATGGTGGAGATGGATCTCAAAACTGGATGTATGAGAAG GAAGAACAGGATGAAGCATCAGCAAGGGAGGAACTTTTGAGAGAGGAGTTAATTCAGGAAATAGAAAGGAAAGTTGGAGGGCTGAGCAAGCTTGAAGAAGCAGAGAAAAAGGAGAAGGAACCAGTCTAA